The following coding sequences lie in one Sorghum bicolor cultivar BTx623 chromosome 6, Sorghum_bicolor_NCBIv3, whole genome shotgun sequence genomic window:
- the LOC8055965 gene encoding aquaporin TIP2-3 yields MVKLAFGSLGDSFSAASLKSYVAEFIATLLFVFAGVGSAIAYSQLTKGGALDPAGLVAIAIAHAFALFVGVSMAANVSGGHLNPAVTFGLAVGGHITILTGIFYWVAQVLGASVACLLLKYVTHGQAIPTHGVSGISEIEGVVMEIVITFALVYTVYATAADPKKGSLGTIAPIAIGFIVGANILAAGPFSGGSMNPARSFGPAVAAGNFAGNWVYWVGPLIGGGLAGLVYGDVFIASYQPVGQQDQYP; encoded by the exons atggtGAAGCTTGCATTTGGAAGCTTGGGCGACTCTTTCAGCGCCGCGTCCCTCAAGTCCTATGTGGCCGAGTTCATTGCCACGCTCCTCTTCGTGTTCGCCGGCGTCGGGTCCGCCATTGCCTACT CGCAATTGACCAAGGGTGGCGCTCTGGACCCCGCCGGCCTGGTGGCCATCGCCATCGCCCATGCGTTCGCGCTCTTCGTCGGCGTCTCCATGGCCGCCAACGTCTCCGGCGGCCACCTGAACCCCGCCGTCACCTTCGGCCTCGCCGTCGGCGGCCACATCACCATCCTCACCGGCATCTTCTACTGGGTCGCCCAGGTGCTCGGCGCGTCCGTGGCGTGCCTTCTCCTGAAGTACGTCACCCACGGACAGGCTATCCCGACACACGGCGTGTCCGGGATCAGCGAGATCGAGGGCGTGGTGATGGAGATCGTGATCACCTTCGCGCTCGTGTACACCGTGTACGCCACCGCGGCCGACCCCAAGAAGGGGTCCCTGGGCACCATCGCGCCCATCGCCATCGGCTTCATCGTCGGCGCCAACATCCTGGCGGCCGGACCCTTCAGCGGCGGCTCCATGAACCCGGCCCGCTCCTTCGGCCCCGCCGTGGCCGCTGGCAACTTCGCCGGCAACTGGGTCTACTGGGTCGGCCCCCTCATCGGCGGCGGCCTGGCCGGGCTCGTCTACGGCGACGTGTTCATCGCCTCCTACCAGCCCGTCGGCCAGCAGGATCAGTACCCATGA
- the LOC8055964 gene encoding aquaporin TIP5-1 gives MASNNNLLVHLKNCFSAPSLRSYLAEFISTFLFVFTAVGSAISARMLTTPDVTNSASPLVATAVAQAFGLFAAVLIAADVSGGHVNPAVTFAYAIGGHIGVPSAIFYWASQLLGATMACLSLNLFSAGEEVPTTRIAVAMTGFGGAVMEGVLTFLLVYTVHVVSEPRLSGGGGCGKRGFAATALGALAVGLTEGACVLAAGSLTGASMNPARSFGAAVVSGRFKNQAVYWAGPMIGAAVAALVYQIMACPSVAAAESRHGNVEAVVV, from the exons ATGGCGTCGAACAACAACCTCCTTGTCCACTTGAAGAACTGCTTCTCGGCGCCGTCGCTCCGTTCGTACCTCGCCGAGTTCATCTCCACCTTCCTCTTCGTCTTCACCGCCGTCGGCTCCGCCATCTCCGCCC GGATGCTGACGACGCCGGACGTTACCAACAGCGCCTCGCCGCTGGTGGCCACCGCCGTCGCGCAGGCGTTCGGGCTCTTCGCCGCGGtactcatcgccgccgacgtGTCCGGCGGCCACGTCAACCCCGCCGTCACGTTCGCCTACGCCATCGGCGGCCACATCGGCGTCCCGAGCGCCATCTTCTACTGGGCGTCGCAACTGCTCGGCGCCACCATGGCCTGCCTCTCCCTCAACCTCTTCTCCGCCGGCGAG GAGGTGCCGACGACGAGGATCGCGGTGGCGATGACCGGGTTCGGCGGCGCGGTCATGGAGGGCGTGCTCACGTTCCTGCTGGTGTACACGGTGCACGTGGTCAGCGAGCCTCGcctgagcggcggcggcggttgcgGCAAGCGGGGGTTCGCGGCCACGGCGCTGGGCGCGCTGGCGGTGGGGCTCACGGAGGGCGCCTGCGTGCTGGCCGCGGGCTCGCTGACGGGCGCGTCCATGAACCCGGCGCGCTCCTTCGGGGCGGCCGTCGTCAGCGGGCGCTTCAAGAACCAGGCCGTGTACTGGGCCGGCCCGATGATCGGCGCGGCCGTCGCGGCGCTGGTGTACCAGATCATGGCGTGCCCGAGCGTGGCCGCCGCCGAGTCCCGGCACGGCAACGTGGAGGCGGTGGTCGTCTGA